From Woronichinia naegeliana WA131, the proteins below share one genomic window:
- a CDS encoding ISAs1 family transposase has protein sequence MAKGFGARVLTPQQEKEVKIIKRSILKHFQCLKEPRTGRRQDHNLTAIVTIGILAVLSGADGFVAIEAYGKAKREWLEMFLELPKGIPSHDTFGRVFGMLETEELEKSFLSWISSLTEKMDIELIQIDGKTKRGSYDREKGLNALHSISAWSSERGLMLAQKKVDSKSNEIKAVPLLLKLLNIKGAVVTLDAMGTQTEIAKQIKQGEGDYVLALKGNQGKLNKQVRDWFKQAVAQNWQGIEYSYHEKTEKGHYRLETRQVWTVSINQLSALHRQNQWVGLYLAR, from the coding sequence ATGGCAAAAGGCTTCGGCGCAAGAGTTCTAACCCCACAACAAGAAAAAGAAGTCAAAATTATCAAAAGAAGCATACTGAAACATTTTCAGTGCCTAAAAGAACCGAGAACAGGGAGAAGGCAAGACCATAACTTAACAGCAATTGTCACCATAGGAATATTGGCAGTATTGTCAGGGGCAGATGGCTTCGTAGCAATTGAAGCCTATGGCAAAGCCAAACGAGAATGGCTAGAAATGTTTCTAGAGTTACCAAAGGGAATTCCCTCTCACGATACCTTTGGAAGAGTATTTGGAATGTTGGAAACAGAAGAACTAGAAAAAAGTTTTCTGAGCTGGATAAGCAGTCTAACGGAGAAAATGGACATAGAGCTGATACAGATAGATGGAAAAACGAAAAGAGGTTCTTATGATAGGGAAAAAGGACTAAATGCGTTACACAGCATAAGTGCGTGGAGTAGTGAGCGGGGACTGATGTTAGCGCAAAAGAAAGTAGATAGTAAATCTAATGAAATAAAAGCAGTCCCCTTGTTACTGAAGTTACTTAACATCAAGGGGGCAGTAGTAACCCTAGATGCAATGGGAACGCAGACAGAAATCGCAAAACAAATAAAGCAAGGTGAAGGTGACTATGTATTGGCTCTCAAAGGAAATCAGGGCAAACTTAATAAACAAGTTAGGGATTGGTTTAAACAAGCGGTCGCTCAGAACTGGCAAGGAATTGAATACAGTTATCATGAGAAGACAGAAAAAGGACATTACCGTTTAGAAACTCGTCAAGTCTGGACAGTGTCAATCAATCAGCTTTCCGCATTGCATCGCCAAAATCAGTGGGTCGGTTTATACCTCGCACGGTGA
- a CDS encoding ISAs1 family transposase produces MTVPSIATVVMVKSKTQFGHKTTETFRYYISSLPTDAERHSHVIRSHWSIENSLHWVLDVTFNEDASRVRQGNAADNLGLLRRLSINLLKHEPSQKSLKMKRYLAAMDNNFLLQVLAASSRE; encoded by the coding sequence ATGACCGTGCCAAGTATAGCCACTGTTGTGATGGTTAAAAGTAAAACTCAATTCGGTCATAAAACAACAGAGACGTTTCGCTATTATATTAGCAGTCTTCCTACGGATGCCGAACGTCATAGCCATGTGATTCGTTCTCACTGGAGTATTGAAAATAGTCTGCATTGGGTTTTAGATGTCACTTTTAATGAGGATGCGAGTCGAGTGCGTCAAGGTAATGCGGCTGATAATTTGGGCTTGCTCCGTCGTTTAAGTATTAATTTGCTTAAACATGAGCCATCTCAAAAAAGCTTGAAGATGAAGCGTTATTTGGCGGCGATGGACAACAATTTTCTTCTACAGGTTTTAGCAGCTAGTTCACGGGAGTGA